CCACACACCCAATATCGACCGCCTCGCCAAGGAAGGAATGATGTTCACCGATTCCTACGGCGAGCAATCGTGCACGGCGGGACGCTCCTCCTTCATCACCGGGCAGAGCGTCTATCGCACCGGCCTGTCGAAAGTCGGCATTCCGGCCGCTCCGATCGGAATGAACGACAAGACAATCACCATCGCGGCGCTGCTGAAGGAGCAGGGCTATGCAACCGGCCAGTTCGGCAAAAACCACCTCGGCGACCTGAACCACATGCTGCCGACCAACCATGGCTTCGACGAGTTCTTCGGCAATCTCTACCACCTCAACGCCGAGGAAGAGCCGGAGATGGACAACTATCCCAAGAAGGAGGATTTCCCTCATTTCCGCGATATGTTCGGCCCGCGCGGAGTGATCCATTCATGGGCGACCGACAAGGACGATCCGACGGAAATGCCCCGCTGGGGCAGGGTCGGAAAGCAGAAGATCGAGGATACGGGCCCCCTCAACAGAAAGCGCATGGAAACCTGCGATGACGAATTCGCCGCCGCCGCGAAGGATTTCATCAAGCGTCAGAACGATGCCGGCACACCTTTCTTCGTCTGGCTGAACACGACCCACATGCACTTCATCACGCATACCAAGGCGGAAAGCCTGGGTCAGGCCGGGCGCTGGCAATCGCCCTACCATGACACGATGGTGGATCACGACAAGCTCGTCGGCGACGTCCTGAACTATCTCGACGAGCTCGGCATCGCGGACGATACCTTCGTCATGTACTCGACCGACAACGGACCGCACCGGAACACCTGGCCGGACGGCGCCACGACCCCGTTCCGAAGCGAGAAGAACACCAACTGGGAAGGGGCCTTCCGCATACCGTTGATCGTGCGCTGGCCAGGCAGGATCGAGGCCGGATCCATCTCCAACGGCATCGTCCAGCACCATGATTGGCTGCCGACCTTCATGGCGATGGCCGGTGCTCCGGACATCGTGGAAAAGCTTAAGACCGGCTATCAGGCCTTAGGACGGCTCTACAAGAACCACATCGACGGCTTCAACCTTCTGCCGTACCTGACTGGGGAAACGAAAGAGAGCCCCCGCAACTTCTTCTTCTATTTCAGCGACGACGGCGACGTGCTCGCCTTGCGTTACGACAATTGGAAGATCGTATTCATGGAGCAGCGCATGGAGGGGACATTGGGTGTGTGGGCCGAGCCCTTCGTCAGGCTGCGGTTGCCGAAGATCTTCAACCTGCGGACCGATCCCTACGAGTTCGCTCCCATCACGTCGAATACCTACTGGGACTGGATGTTCCATAACGCCTACTTCATCTACGCAGCTCAGGCCGGAGCGGCGAAGTTCGCCGAGACATTCAAAGAGTTCCCTGCGGTCCAGAAGCCGAACTCCTTCACCATCGACGATGCCATGTCGAAAATGTCGGAAACGGCAAGCGGCGACTGATCAAGGCCGGCCGGGCGGCAATCCTGCCGCCCGGTCACATGGCGGATCAAACATCCCATCGGGAACGATGAACCGAAGAAAATGGTCGTGCGAGGATCGCATCACGGCTCGACCAGCTTGTTGCGGATCGCGTACCGCACCAGTGTCGCCGTCGAATTGACGTTGACCTTGCGCATGGCCGAGGCCCTGTGGCTTTCCACGGTCTTCAGGTTGAGACCGAGGATCTGGGCCACCTCCTTGTTGCTTCGGCCCTCCGCGATGAGCTGGACCACGCCCCGCTCCCGCGCCGTCAATGCACCCTCGGTGGCGTGCCCCTGCGACAGGAAAGCGTTCAGAAGAGCCTCGGAGATGCGTCCCGTGAAAAACGGCTTGTGCTGAGACAGGGACTCGACGGCCGCGATGAGAAACTTCCGGGCATCTGATTTCAGCAGGTAGCCGCGTGCCCCGGCTTCGAGCGCCTCGCGCAGCAGCAACTCGCTCTCATGCATGGTGAAGATCAGAACTTCCGTCTGTGGCCTGATCGCGCGGATCTCCCGCGTCGCATCGACACCGTTGAGAGAAGGGAGTTGATAATCGAGAATGGCAACGTCCGGCTTGGTCTCGGCGACCAGCTCGACGGCCTTGCGACCGTCGGCGGCCTCGGCGACGACCTCCCACCCGGATTGGCTGCTCAGGATGGCATTGAGCCCTGAGCGGACCACGTCATGGTCGTCGGCGATCAGGATGCGCGTCATGGCCGGTTGCGCCCTCCCCAGATTGAATTTTTATAGCCCAAAAGCGCGACGGTGAAACCCAGGAAAACCCTGAGAGCAGCCCGGGCGATTCCCCATTGAACGGATGACCACCCTACCCCGCTTTTCGCTCATGCCCTAATCGCCATGCCTTTCGGCGTGACGCGAGGCGCAGCCGCCCGGATGATGGTCCCGCGCCGGCCGCTGCGGATCCGGAGGCTGCCGCCGAATTGGCCGAGGCGGATGCGCATTCCCGGGATGCCGACACCGAGGCTGGCCTGCCGCGCCCCCATCTCTGCCCGATCCCTCCGCATCCCGCGCCCGTTGTCCGCCACGGACAGGATCACCTGATCGGATGTCAGGCGCAGGCTGAGGACAACCTGGGACGCCTCGGCATGGCGGTGGACATTCGCCAAGCCCTCCTGAACGATGCGGAACAATGCGCGCTGGAGATCGACGGACAACCCGTCGGCGGCCTCGTCGAACCGCAGGATCGTCTCGAGATCCGTCCGCTTCGCAAAACCCTCGGCGAAATCCTGGACCGTGCTCACGAGGCCATCGTTCTCCAATCTGGGCGGGTGAAGCAGGTAGGTGAAGATCCGCAGCTCCTTCAGGGCCTCTTCCAGCGAACGGTCGATTTCGTCGAGGATGCGGCGCCCGGAAGGAGGCAAGCGGAGGCTTCCGACCTGCATCAGGTTGAGGCTGACGGCCACGAGATGCTGCGCAGTCGAGTCGTGCAGCTCCACGGCAATCCTCTCACGTTCCTCCTCCTGAACATTCAGCAGGCGTTCCGACAGGGTGTTGATCTCGGCCCTGATGGCGACGACCTCGGTGATGTCCTCGTGGGCCACGATGGTGCGGGACAGCGCCCCTGCAATGAAGCGGGTCGCCCGCATCTGGAACCAGCGCGGCCGGTCCGGGCCATCGCACCGGTACACATCGCGATACTCCCGCGTTCGCCCTGCAACGACGGCGGCAAGACCGTCGTGGATCTGGCCGAGGGCCGGGTCAGCCAGCCGGGCGCGAGCGCAGACATCGAGATAGTTCATGCCGAGGCCGTAAGACGGGGCGGGATATCCATTGTCCTTCGCGAACCGTTTCCATGCCTCATTCACGGAAACGATCACGCCCGCTTCATCGAGAACCGCGATGTGAGCCGAAAGCGCATCGAGGGATGCCTGGAGGAACTCCCTCTCCTGCATGAGCGAAAGCCGAGCCTGGTATCGCGCCCTGGTCGAAACCGCGGCGGATTTCAAGGCATCGGTTGAACCGATTGTCCTGAGCGCGACACCGGCCGAAGCGGTCCCTATCAGGGCCAGGACCATCCCCGCATACCAGAGCCATCGTTGGGTCGGGTAGGTCGGCTGGCCGATCTGGGCCGCCGGCATCGTCGACAGGACGGTGTAGCCGGTGCGGATGGAGTGCTCGAAGGCGACGAGCATGCCGCCATTGTATCCGTCGACCTCGAAGTGCCCGCTCCGGACACCCCGTGCCAGGGCATCGGCCAGCCGGAGGCGCAGGGACGAGGCCAGCGGCAGATCCGTCCCGTCCCATCTCACCTGCTGCAGGTCGCGATCGAGGATGAACATCATCCAGCCGTCAGGCGGGTTGCTTTCGCGGACGACCTTGCCGAAATACGCCTCCGGCACGGCGAGGGTCAGGATCCGCTCGCCGTCCCGGGCAGCGCTCGCCAGCCGCAGGCTCAGCGCAATGATCCAGTCCCTCGTCAGCGGCGCATAGAGGCGCTCGGAAACGGAAAGGCCGTCGTGCCGTGTCGGCTGCATGAGCTGACCGCCTAACGGGAACAGGTTGATGGGAGGCAGGTGCCCCCCGTAGCTGATAGCCGAGCTGAGGAGCACGCGCTCATGGTTCCAGAGGACGAACCGGGAGCCATCGGGACGGGGCGTAGCTAGGAGTTGCCGGTGGAAGGGGGCCAGATCGTCGGCCGCGAGAAGCGGCGATGCCGCAAGCCCCTTCACGACGCTCCCGAGAGCATCGGCCTCCCGTTCGAGCCCTCGGGATGCCGCCGCCGAAATGGACAGGCCGCGTTGAATGGAATCGTGTCGATCCTGGGCGGCATGCCCATAGACGGCGAAGGCGGCAATGAGGAAGGACAGGCCGGATGCAAGGGCGGCCGCGAGGGCGATCCGGTTACGGGTTCTGGACGATGAGCTTCCCAACGCAACACGAGGCTCGGCTGCAGACGCAGCAGACATGTCACCTCCCTCGCAGGGATGGTCGCCGCCTCGCCGGGGCGTCTTTCCGTTCCCGGAAAGATCTAAGGATTAGTCCCTGAGCACGAAGCGCGGCCCATCACGATATCTTAAACTTGTGTACTGGTAGAGATTCGCCTCTCTCGCTCGTGCGGTGGCCGAGCGACAGAATAAACATATGTTATCGATGGAATGAATACCTGACCGGACCGCTACTCCTTCTGAGAAGGGTTCAGGACCTTCCGCCATCCAGGCACCTTCAGAAGCTTGAGTTTCTCTTGCCCTGAAGTTCCTGCAGCGCCTCGGCATTGGGGCAGTACTCGCCATACTGAGCCGATGCCTGCCCCCGAGACAGATCGTCCCGGCACCGGACTGCCGCCGTGCATCCCGAGCAGGTCAGGCTCATGTCGCGCATCAGGGCTGCATGGATGTGCCTGATATGACCCTCATCGAGCGCGAGCGCATTCATGAGGCGCGGAAGCTCCTGCCCTGCCTCGGGGCTCCGTGCGGCGAGGATGGGAAGCATTTCCGGCGGCACTCCGATGTCCCGGGCGATGGCCTCCCGCTGCTCCCGGTCGAGGGCCTCGAACTCATGCACGCGCATCCAGTTCGCTTTCCATCGCCTGATCGCCGTTCCCAGATCCATCGCTGCCTCCATGCCGCCGGATAATCCTATCGTCATGACGGGCCTCGACCTTGATCCATCTCAATCTGACGTGACGCAGAAGATTTCCCCGGCCATTGCGGCAAGGCCAACCTTTCGTCATACCGTCTGTGCAGGATGGTCGAAGGGTGGATCGAGGACATGGAGCCGGGAGCAAGCAGGATCATCTGCATCGGCGGCGCGGCCGTCGACCGCAAGTATCGCGGTATGGCGACGATCCGGCCGGGGACGTCCAATCCCGTCGTGTCGGAACGCTCGTTCGGCGGCGTCGCCCGCAACGTGGCGGAGAACATCGCCCGGCTTGGAACCCAGGTGTCCCTGGTCTCCATCGTCGGCGCGGACGACAATGGACGCGCGCTGCTCGAGCACCTGAAACGCCTCGGCGTCGATACCCGTACGGTCGCCATATCCGACACGCATGCGACGGCCGAGTATGTGGCCGTGCTTCAGCCCGACGGGGAACTCGCCATCGGGCTTGCCGACATGGCGATCCTGGACGGGATCAGCCCTGCCCTGCTGCACAAGGTACAGCCGGATTTCGGATCGGCCTGGATCTTCGCCGATTGCAACCTGCCGCAGGAAACCCTGCATGACCTCATCGGGCTTGCCCGGCAGCATGCCCTGATGCTCGCACTGGACGCCGTCTCGACGCCGAAGATAGCCCGCCTGCCGCAGGATCTGAGCGGCATCGGCGTGTTCTTCCTCAATCTCGACGAAGCCCGGGTCTATCTCGACCGCCCAGAGATCTCGCCGGAGGCGGCAGCGCAAGCCCTGCTCGCCCGTGGCGCTGAACAGGTGATCCTGACCCTCGGAGGCAGAGGACTTGTCGCGGCGGATCCGTCCGGGATCGTGACGATCGACGCTGTCCAGGCCGAGATCGTCGACGCGACCGGCGCGGGCGATGCCCTGATCGCCGCGACGCTCGTTTCCTTGCTCAGGGACGCGTCCCTGGCCGACGCAGCCCGGCTCGGCACCGTCGCGGCGGCCCTGACCGTCGAGAGCCCGGTCAGCGTTCGCCCTGACTTGTCCCTTGCCTTGCTGGATTCCGCCTTGACGGCTAGATCAGGGCCGACTTTCGAACGGGAGCCCTCATGAAGCACGACATTGCCGGCCGGTTTCTAGACATCGCTCCCGAGGTGCAGGCTACACTTGCCACGGGCGGAGCGGTGGTGGCCCTCGAATCCACCATCATCACCCATGGCATGCCCCATCCGCAGAACGTCGCGACCGCCCGCGACGTCGAGGAAGTGGTGCGCACGAACGGCGCCGTTCCGGCGACGATCGCCATCATCGAGGGGCGGATCAAGATCGGCCTCTCGGACGCGGAGCTCGACTGGCTGGGCACGGCCAGGGACGTGATGAAGCTGAGCCGCGCCGACCTGCCCTATGCGGTCGCCTCGGGACGGCACGGAGCGACGACCGTGGCCGCCACCATGATCTGCGCCCGTCTGGCGGGCATCCGCGTCTTCGCCACCGGCGGCATTGGCGGCGTGCACCAGGGCGTCGAGGACACCATGGACATCTCGGCCGATCTCGACGAGCTCGCCCGCACGCCCGTGGCGGTGATCTGCGCCGGAGCGAAAGCCATCCTCGACCTGCCGCGCACCCTCGAATATCTCGAAACCCGCGGTGTGCCCGTGGTCGGCTACCGGACGGATCGCTTCCCGGCCTTCTGGAGCCGGACGAGCGCGCTGTCCGTGCCCTTGCGGCTCGACGGCCCGGACGCGATGGCCGACCTGATCCGCACCAAGGAGGCCCTGGGCCTAGACGGCGGAGTTCTGATCGCCAATCCGGTTCCGGCCGAGGACGAGATCCCCGCCGAGGAGATGAAAGGCTTCATCGACGCGGCCGTGGCCGAGGCGAAGGCCCGCGGCGTCGTCGGAAAGGCCGTGACGCCCTTCCTGCTGTCGCATCTCTTCGAGAAGACGGGCGGGCGAAGCCTCGCGACCAATATCGCGCTTGTGAAGAACAACGCCGCCCTGGCCGCGCAGCTTGCCGCGTCGCTGGCGCGCTGAGCGGCCCTACTCTCTTTCGCACCAAGCAGCCATCGCTTCGAACACGATGGCATGTCGCCGGGCAAGGGCTTCGATGTCGGCGGAATAGCCCCCGCCGATAACGGCCACGAGGGGGATCTGGCGGCTGCGGGCCTGTTCGATCACGTAATCGTCGCGCCGCCGCAGGCCTTCATCTGAGAGCGCAAGACGACCGAGCTTATCGTCGCGGTGTGGGTCGACGCCCGCGTTGAAGAAGACGAGATCCGGCTCGATGGCATCGAGGAGGCGCGGCAGGTGAGCATGGAGGGCATCGAGATAGGCGTCGTCCTCCATGGCATCGGGCAGCCCGACATCGAGATCGCTCGGGATCTTGCGGACGGGATAGTTCTTCTCCGCATGCATGGAGAAGGTGAACAGATCCGGCTCATCGCGCAGGCAATCGGCCGTGCCGTCGCCCTGGTGCACGTCGAGATCGACGACGAGCGCATGCCGGATCGCGCCCTCGGCGTGGAGCGCCTTGGCCGCGATGGCGACATCGTTGAACACGCAGAAGCCGGCCCCGGTCTCCCGCTGCCCGTGATGGCTGCCGCCCGCCGTGCTGCCCGCAAGGCCGTGCCGAAGCGCCAACCGGGCCGCAAGCAAGGTCCCGCCGGCGGATGCCCGCGCACGGCGGACCACGCTCTCGCTGATGGGCAGGCCGATCCGCCGCTCGATCTCGCGAGGAACCGAGCAGGCGACGACCTGATCGACATAGGCGCGGTCGTGCGCCAGCGCGATCAGGTCGGCCGTGGCCTCCTCCGGCCTGGCGAAACCACCGGGCACCAGCCCCTTTTCCATGACGACTTCGGCAAGACGTCCATATTTGCGCATGGGGAAACGATGGCCGTCGGGCATGACGGCCTCGTAGGCGGGATGAGAAACGATCGGCACCTGCTTCATGGCTCAACCCCGACGGATGAGGCCCGGACGACTATCGACCTGCGGCAATCGCCTTCTCGGCCAGCCGGATTGCGGATTCCTGCGAGCGCGCGCCACAGATGAACCCGCTCGGGTGACAGAAGACGCCGTCGTCGATCCCGGCCACTTGGGAAAACTCGTCCTCCTGCAGGCCGCGCCACGCTTCCGGCAGAGACAGCCTCTGACCGAAGGAGTTGGGCTCCGGCGGAATCGTGCGGCAATACCAGGCCGTGGCATCCTCGTTCGGGTAGATGATGAACAGCAGGTCGCGCAGACCACCCTCGAAAACTGCCTTTTCCCAAGGCAATTTTCGGTCGAGAACGATGATCCTGGAGTCAGGCGCCTTCCTGGCGGCTGTCAGGACGAGGGATTGGGCCTGAGCCTCCGCGTGGGCATGCCTGCATGCCCGAACCAGGATGCCCCGGGCGAAATCGGCCGCCTCGACGAAAGCGTCGTCATAGGATTGGTCGCTCGCCCAGGTGGGATTGAAGGCCTCGATCAGGAGCGACAGGTGCCCCTGGTTGATCGACGCCACGCCGTTGTCGGCCTGGTCGATGGCGAGGATGAGGCCGGTATCGATGTCCTGCCAGACCGCGTCCAGAAGGTCCTCATCGATGCCTTGAATGAAGTTGGGCAGAGCGTTGCGTCCGAAATCGCGCCAGATCAGGCCGACCGAGCTATAGGGCGTACCGTCGGGCCGCCGAGGAAGATCCCGCATATGATGGTCGTAGCGCCCGCGCGCGACATCGTAAGTGCCGCCGACATCGAAGACCAGATCGGCCGTCTCGATAATGGCGGAATCGCGGGTTCGCGCAAACTCGAAAGGCCCCAGTGCATCCCGCAGGATGGAGAAGGCAAAGACATCGTCGGCATGAAACGTGCCGCTGTGGGTTACAACTTTCATACCTGTCGTACCGGCCACATTCGGCCACTCCTGAACCGTATTGTATCGTTATCGCGATAACAGAGCTACTCGAAGAAGATAAGCGCCTGCAATCACATCCTTTATGTCGACGGCGACATAGCCTGAATAACCTTGCTTGACCTTCCCATCATGGCAAGGTCTAGACCTCTCAGGACCCTGAAAGAAAGGATCCTGACCATGTATCGTTTTCACGTCCCGGACATGAGTTGCGGCGGTTGCCTGAGAAGCGTCAGGCAGGCGGTTCAAAGGATCGATCCGCAAGCTCAGGTTGAGGGAGACCTGGAAAATCATGTCGTTACGGTTGCCTCAAGCCTAGAAGAGGCGCTCCTGCTGTCCGCTTTGGACACGGCTGGTTTCCCGGCTCGTCTCCTGTCGCTGCACGAAGCTTGAGGCCAAAAGCCTCTTGCCCCGCAGCTCCTATCAATTTCAAGAGAAACAATGATGAAGATCCAATTCCTTGCCCTGACCCTTGCCTTGTCCGCCCTTCCCGCTCTCGCCCATGCCCAGAACATGCATGGCGGGCATTCAGGTCACTCCACTCCGGCCCAGACTACCCAGAAGGCGGATACGCCTGCAACGCAGGGCTACCGTCAGGCCAACGAGACGATGCATCGGAACATGGATATCGCCTTCAGCGGCGATCCGGACGTCGACTTCGTGCGCGGCATGATCCCCCATCACCAGGGCGCCATCGATATGGCGAAGGTGGTGCTTCAGCACGGCAAGGACGAGCAGGTTCGCAAATGGGCCACCGACGTGATCCGGGAGCAGGAGCGTGAAATCGCCGAGATGCGGGGCTGGCTGAAGAAGAAGGGCGTCGAGTAGGCGAAGATCGCCGTGTTCATGGCCGGGCCAACGTCCGGCCTTTTTCATATCGCTTCATGTGCAGAACCTCTGCCACGAACGTGCAGGGTCGAGCGTTTACGAGTATCCCTTGCGGGCGAATGGAAAGGAAGAATCATGTTCACGCTCACTATCAGCGACAAACCTGTTGCCATCACCAATGCCGATGAGGACGAAGCCCGCGAACTCCTCATGAGCGAGGATTTCAAGGACGATCTCAAGGTTCTGGAGAGCGATGGCGCTCCCCTGTGGGACGGGTTTGCGACCCTGAACGTCCGGGCCGCGACGGAAGAAGAAAAGAACGAGTTCGAGAGCGCTGATTTCGACGATGACGAGGAGGATGATGAGGAGGAAGGCCCCTACATCATGTTCCTGGTCGACGTGACCGATCCCGATGAGGTGGAGGAATAGCCCTGAGCGGCTTGATCCTGAGCCGGCTCGACCGGTAGGTTGAAAATCAGGGCGGATCCGTGGAACGGGTCCGCCCTCTCCGCATAGGAACCGGCGGGGAGCGGAACCGTTGGCACGGGATGAGTTGGCTTGTTCAACCCCGTCTCGTGAACGACCCCTTCAGCGATCCAGGCCTCTACCTCGATTTCCGGTACGGCCGCCGGGCCATTCTCTTCGATCTGGGCGACGTGAGCGCGCTTTCCTCCCGCGAATTGCTGCGGGTGAGCCACGTCTTCGTCTCGCACACTCATGTAGACCATATGGCCGGTTTCGACCGGCTCTTCAGGCTGTGCCTTCATCGCCCTCTCCCCTTGACCCTCATCGGCCCACCGGGCTTTGCCGCGCAGATCGAGCACCGGATCCGGGGCTTCACCTGGAATCTTCTCGATGAGAACTCGGTCGATTTCTGCCTGAGAGCCATGGACTACGACGGCACCGGCCTGATGAGGGCAGCGGAGTTTCATGCGCGCGAAGCCTTTGCCCGACGCGAGATCGCGCCGCCCGCATTTCCGCACGGCGTCGCCTGGATGGAGGATGAGTTCAGGATCGATGCAGTGGCCCTGGCTCACGGCATTCCTTCCCTCGCCTTCGCCCTGAGGGAAGTTCTCCAGGTGAATGTATGGCGGGGCGTGCTGGACGACCTCAATCTGCCGCCGGGCCCATGGCTCAACGAGGCCAAGCGCGCGGTTCGCCTTGGACTGCCCGGCGATCATCTCATTGCAGTTCCAGGAGGACAGCACATCAGCCTCGGCGATCTGAAAGGCCGGGCCTTGCGCGTCGCTCCAGGGCAGGTGGTCGCCTACGTGACGGATGCCGCGCCCCATGCGGAAAACCGCGCGAAAATCCTTCAACTCGCCCACCAGGCCGACCAGCTGTTCATTGAAGCCGTCTTTCTAGAGTGCGACCGTGCCCTTGCCGTCGCCTCCCTCCACCTGACGGCGCATGAGGCCGGGTCCATCGCCCGGGAGGCCGGTGTCAAGCATGTCACGCCCTTCCACCACTCGGCCCGCTACCTGTCTGAGCCGGATGCCCTGCGGGACGAGCTGTTCGAGAGCTTTCGCGCCGAGGGACGGGCGGTGACGAATGCCTAGAGGCTGTTATGGACCGCGATGTAGTTTGCGGCCTGTCGTAGCATAATACAGACCAGAGCAATGACATGCAGGTCTGCGAGAGTTTCAGGTAAGCGCTCGTAGTCGCGCACCAGACGCCGAAAGCGTGTGGTCCAACCGAAGGTCCGTTCGACCACCCATCTCCGCGGCAACAGCACGAAGCCGCGCTTGGCCTCAGGTAGTTTGACCACCTCCAGTTCGATCCCATGCTCGCGGGCGGCAGCCGCGGCCCTCTCGCCGGTATAGCCCTGATCGACATAGGCCAGATCGACGCTCTCACCGGTGGCGACCTGCACGGCCTGAGCCAGTTGTCCCACCTCAGCCCGATCATCCGCGGTGGCGGGTGTGACGTGAGCGGCCAGGAGATGCCCGAGGGTGTCCACCGCCAGGTGCAGCTTGGAGCCCTTCTTGCGCTTGGCCCCATCATAGCCGGCGCGGGCGCCACTCTCCGGCGTGGAGCGCAGCGTGCGGCTGTCGAGCACCGCGGCCGAGGGCTCCTCATTGCGTCCGGCGGCTAGGCGCAGCACGGCGCGAAGGTCGTGCGCCAGCTCCTCGAAGCAGCCGGCGTTCAGCCAGCGCTGCGCCTGCTGGTAGACGGCGGCCCAGGGCGGCAGGTCGTTGGGCATCCAGCGCCAGGGCGCTCCCGTTTTGATGATGTAGCGCAGCCCGTTGAACACCTCGCGCAGGGAGTGCTCCCGCTGGCCCGCCTCTTCGGGCAGGAGCGTCAGGTAGGGCGCCACCAGCGCCCATTCCTCATCGGAGACATCGGAGGGGTAAGGTTTGCGAGCAGAGGTCATCCTGCCAGAACGGCGATGACCTCAGCCAAGGTCCATAACAGCCTCTAGTTCCTTATTGGGGTTGAAAGATGGCGTCGTGAAGCTGCCGAGGATCCGGCCTGCGGCCCGAGCTGAACCGGATCACGCGATAGCCGCACGACTTCAGAACCTTGTCGCGCTGCGCATCCTTACGGGCATCGTGGGAGCGGTCATCGAGTTCGACAATGGCGATCACCTCAAGGTCCTGGACGACGACCCAGTCGACACGCGTGTTCGAGATCTTCTTGAAAGCCATCCAGAAGGCGCGACTACCCTCCTTGGCGTCGGGCCGAACGAGGGCCAGGATCGGAACCTGGGGCCAGATCTGGCAATCGGGGCATGCCGCAAGAAGGCGCTGGTAAAACTCCCTCTCGTTGTCCGTCATGATCGAGTGGCGCCGGTAGCGTGGCTTGCGGGTCCAGAAGAGGACCAGGACGAACAGGATGCCGAGCAGCCCGACGCCGACGAACCACGACCAGGAAAGATTGTCCAACATCATCATAAGCGGCCCCTGCCCTGAACTCATTCCCAAGGCAACGGCCAGGCTTTCCGTTGTCTTCGAAGCATAGCAGCTACCATGAAACCGACACGGAGGGTCCTGCGTCTTCTTATTGTCGAGATAGGAATGCCGGGAGAGCAACATGGACCTCAGCCGCCGAACCTTCATGCTCGGAGCCGCTGCCGCCGGCGCCGCTCTGCAGACCAACGGCGCCCTCGCCCAGTCGATGCGGGAAGCATCCGCCTATCAGCGTATGTACGGCCCCATCGACGACGACCTCTTCCCGATCCCGGGCATTCAATTGTCCAGGATCAATCCAGCCTTCCTGCGGCGCGTGGTCGAATACGAAACCGCCGAAGCACCCGGGACCATCGTGATCGATCCCCGGTCGCGCTATCTCTACCTCGTCATGCGCGACGGCATGGCCG
This region of Microvirga mediterraneensis genomic DNA includes:
- a CDS encoding MYG1 family protein, whose translation is MKVVTHSGTFHADDVFAFSILRDALGPFEFARTRDSAIIETADLVFDVGGTYDVARGRYDHHMRDLPRRPDGTPYSSVGLIWRDFGRNALPNFIQGIDEDLLDAVWQDIDTGLILAIDQADNGVASINQGHLSLLIEAFNPTWASDQSYDDAFVEAADFARGILVRACRHAHAEAQAQSLVLTAARKAPDSRIIVLDRKLPWEKAVFEGGLRDLLFIIYPNEDATAWYCRTIPPEPNSFGQRLSLPEAWRGLQEDEFSQVAGIDDGVFCHPSGFICGARSQESAIRLAEKAIAAGR
- a CDS encoding heavy-metal-associated domain-containing protein is translated as MYRFHVPDMSCGGCLRSVRQAVQRIDPQAQVEGDLENHVVTVASSLEEALLLSALDTAGFPARLLSLHEA
- a CDS encoding ribonuclease Z, with the protein product MSWLVQPRLVNDPFSDPGLYLDFRYGRRAILFDLGDVSALSSRELLRVSHVFVSHTHVDHMAGFDRLFRLCLHRPLPLTLIGPPGFAAQIEHRIRGFTWNLLDENSVDFCLRAMDYDGTGLMRAAEFHAREAFARREIAPPAFPHGVAWMEDEFRIDAVALAHGIPSLAFALREVLQVNVWRGVLDDLNLPPGPWLNEAKRAVRLGLPGDHLIAVPGGQHISLGDLKGRALRVAPGQVVAYVTDAAPHAENRAKILQLAHQADQLFIEAVFLECDRALAVASLHLTAHEAGSIAREAGVKHVTPFHHSARYLSEPDALRDELFESFRAEGRAVTNA
- a CDS encoding IS5 family transposase encodes the protein MTSARKPYPSDVSDEEWALVAPYLTLLPEEAGQREHSLREVFNGLRYIIKTGAPWRWMPNDLPPWAAVYQQAQRWLNAGCFEELAHDLRAVLRLAAGRNEEPSAAVLDSRTLRSTPESGARAGYDGAKRKKGSKLHLAVDTLGHLLAAHVTPATADDRAEVGQLAQAVQVATGESVDLAYVDQGYTGERAAAAAREHGIELEVVKLPEAKRGFVLLPRRWVVERTFGWTTRFRRLVRDYERLPETLADLHVIALVCIMLRQAANYIAVHNSL
- the copM gene encoding CopM family metallochaperone; this encodes MMKIQFLALTLALSALPALAHAQNMHGGHSGHSTPAQTTQKADTPATQGYRQANETMHRNMDIAFSGDPDVDFVRGMIPHHQGAIDMAKVVLQHGKDEQVRKWATDVIREQEREIAEMRGWLKKKGVE
- a CDS encoding DUF2726 domain-containing protein; this translates as MMMLDNLSWSWFVGVGLLGILFVLVLFWTRKPRYRRHSIMTDNEREFYQRLLAACPDCQIWPQVPILALVRPDAKEGSRAFWMAFKKISNTRVDWVVVQDLEVIAIVELDDRSHDARKDAQRDKVLKSCGYRVIRFSSGRRPDPRQLHDAIFQPQ